One window of the Oncorhynchus mykiss isolate Arlee chromosome 5, USDA_OmykA_1.1, whole genome shotgun sequence genome contains the following:
- the LOC110523521 gene encoding vacuolar protein sorting-associated protein 29 isoform X3, with amino-acid sequence MLVLVLGDLHIPHRCNTLPAKFKKLLVPGKIQHILCTGNLCTKESYDYLKTLAGDVHIVRGDFDENLNYPEQKVVTVGQFKIGLIHGHQVIPWGDMASLALLQRQLDVDILISGHTHKFEAFENENKFYINPGSATGAYNALESNIIPSFVLMDIQASTVVTYVYQLIGDDVKVERIEYKKS; translated from the exons TTGGTCCTGGTGTTAGGTGACCTGCACATCCCCCACCGATGCAACACCCTACCAGCCAAGTTTAAGAAGCTGTTGGTGCCAGGCAAGATCCAGCACATCCTCTGTACAGGAAACCTCTGCACCAAGGAGAGCTATGACTACCTGAAGACACTGGCTGGGGACGTACACATTGTCAGGGGAGACTTTGATGAG AACCTGAACTACCCGGAGCAGAAGGTGGTGACAGTAGGTCAGTTTAAGATCGGCCTGATCCATGGGCACCAGGTGATCCCCTGGGGGGACATGGCAAGCCTGGCCCTGCTGCAGAGGCAGCTCGACGTCGACATCCTCatctctggacacacacacaagtttgAGGCCTTCGAAAACGAGAACAAGTTCTACATCAACCCTGGCTCAGCAACTGGAGCCTACAATGCACTGGAAAG CAACATCATCCCATCTTTTGTATTGATGGACATCCAAGCATCCACAGTGGTGACGTACGTATACCAGCTCATAGGAGATGACGTCAAAGTGGAGAGGATTGAGTACAAGAAATCCTAA
- the LOC110523521 gene encoding vacuolar protein sorting-associated protein 29 isoform X2, whose amino-acid sequence MAGHRLVLVLGDLHIPHRCNTLPAKFKKLLVPGKIQHILCTGNLCTKESYDYLKTLAGDVHIVRGDFDENLNYPEQKVVTVGQFKIGLIHGHQVIPWGDMASLALLQRQLDVDILISGHTHKFEAFENENKFYINPGSATGAYNALESNIIPSFVLMDIQASTVVTYVYQLIGDDVKVERIEYKKS is encoded by the exons TTGGTCCTGGTGTTAGGTGACCTGCACATCCCCCACCGATGCAACACCCTACCAGCCAAGTTTAAGAAGCTGTTGGTGCCAGGCAAGATCCAGCACATCCTCTGTACAGGAAACCTCTGCACCAAGGAGAGCTATGACTACCTGAAGACACTGGCTGGGGACGTACACATTGTCAGGGGAGACTTTGATGAG AACCTGAACTACCCGGAGCAGAAGGTGGTGACAGTAGGTCAGTTTAAGATCGGCCTGATCCATGGGCACCAGGTGATCCCCTGGGGGGACATGGCAAGCCTGGCCCTGCTGCAGAGGCAGCTCGACGTCGACATCCTCatctctggacacacacacaagtttgAGGCCTTCGAAAACGAGAACAAGTTCTACATCAACCCTGGCTCAGCAACTGGAGCCTACAATGCACTGGAAAG CAACATCATCCCATCTTTTGTATTGATGGACATCCAAGCATCCACAGTGGTGACGTACGTATACCAGCTCATAGGAGATGACGTCAAAGTGGAGAGGATTGAGTACAAGAAATCCTAA
- the LOC110523521 gene encoding vacuolar protein sorting-associated protein 29 isoform X1 produces MVSENKLVLVLGDLHIPHRCNTLPAKFKKLLVPGKIQHILCTGNLCTKESYDYLKTLAGDVHIVRGDFDENLNYPEQKVVTVGQFKIGLIHGHQVIPWGDMASLALLQRQLDVDILISGHTHKFEAFENENKFYINPGSATGAYNALESNIIPSFVLMDIQASTVVTYVYQLIGDDVKVERIEYKKS; encoded by the exons TTGGTCCTGGTGTTAGGTGACCTGCACATCCCCCACCGATGCAACACCCTACCAGCCAAGTTTAAGAAGCTGTTGGTGCCAGGCAAGATCCAGCACATCCTCTGTACAGGAAACCTCTGCACCAAGGAGAGCTATGACTACCTGAAGACACTGGCTGGGGACGTACACATTGTCAGGGGAGACTTTGATGAG AACCTGAACTACCCGGAGCAGAAGGTGGTGACAGTAGGTCAGTTTAAGATCGGCCTGATCCATGGGCACCAGGTGATCCCCTGGGGGGACATGGCAAGCCTGGCCCTGCTGCAGAGGCAGCTCGACGTCGACATCCTCatctctggacacacacacaagtttgAGGCCTTCGAAAACGAGAACAAGTTCTACATCAACCCTGGCTCAGCAACTGGAGCCTACAATGCACTGGAAAG CAACATCATCCCATCTTTTGTATTGATGGACATCCAAGCATCCACAGTGGTGACGTACGTATACCAGCTCATAGGAGATGACGTCAAAGTGGAGAGGATTGAGTACAAGAAATCCTAA